In a genomic window of Cryptococcus depauperatus CBS 7841 chromosome 8, complete sequence:
- a CDS encoding DNA polymerase epsilon subunit B, with amino-acid sequence MRAFENLQLGTTEDSQIADPSEVNVESHFSVIDAFKMPAIRFDSVRSGFVIAKNKPSLAGDAASKSAFLRERWAIIKDIILRNENFTPPAIGGTDRSTYLKLSSTRQLLGRPNQLFLLFGILCRSPAGALCLEDPDGMVELDMEDAVPGEGLFTEGCMVLIEGEWTVEEKVRVLALGHPPSEKREVARSLHGHIDFLGGGAISIKEEQKYLPTVLANTQVSFVVLSDIWLDHPRVLSALQQMFEGYANTAEYRPMVFVLCGNFCQAGWQCDEGMDQYIRGFNGLTELLISIPLLHSSHFVFVPGPADPWSSPVLPRPAIPSALASQLISKIPNAQFVSNPCRIKYFGMEIVICRENLMGKMIRNLVVCKEGDGVDMKRYFVQTILDQTHLSPLPLTIRPTLWEFDHALRLYPMPSALVLADKYEKYELTYEGCHVFNPGKFVRGIGEDGWEFEWSMYYPATGKSERSVLTLE; translated from the exons ATGAGA GCATTTGAAAATCTCCAACTCGGT ACCACAGAAGACTCTCAAATAGCAGACCCTTCTGAAGTCAATGTCGAGTCTCACTTTTCAGTTATTGATGCGTTCAAAATGCCTGCTATTCGCTTCGACTCGGTTCGTTCTGGGTTTGTCAT AGCAAAAAACAAGCCTAGTCTCGCCGGCGATGCTGCCTCAAAATCTGCATTTCTTCGAGAGCGCTGGGCAATCATCAAAGACATCATCCTACGAAACGAAAACTTCACTCCCCCAGCTATTGGAGGCACCGATCGTTCAACTTATCTCAAGCTATCTTCAACTCGTCAACTCCTCGGCCGACCCAACCAACTATTCCTCCTCTTTGGCATCTTGTGTCGTTCGCCTGCTGGTGCTCTCTGTTTGGAAGATCCCGATGGAATGGTAGAGCTAGATATGGAAGATGCTGTTCCTGGGGAGGGCTTGTTTACCGAGGGATGCATGGTACTTATCGAAGGAGAATGGACTGTAGAGGAAAAAGTCAGAGTGTTGGCATTGGGACATCCACCAAGCGAAAAAAGAGAGGTTGCAAGATCTTTACATGGACATATCGATTTCCTTGGTGGAGGAGCCATATCCATCAAAGAAGAG CAAAAGTATCTCCCAACAGTCCTCGCAAATACACaagtatcttttgttgtcCTCTCTGACATTTGGTTAGACCATCCCCGAGTCCTCTCTGCCCTTCAACAAATGTTTGAAGGATATGCCAATACAGCAGAATATCGACCAATGGTCTTTGTCCTCTGTGGCAACTTCTGTCAAGCAGGCTGGCAATGTGATGAAGGAATGGATCAGTATATTCGAGGGTTCAACGGACTGACGGAACTGTTGATTTCCATTCCATTATTACATTCAAGCCATTTCGTCTTTGTACCTGGTCCTGCCGATCCATGGTCTTCACCTGTTCTCCCTCGTCCTGCGATACCATCTGCTTTGGCTTCCCAACTCATTTCCAAAATACCAAACGCCCAATTCGTCAGTAATCCCTGTCGAATAAAGTATTTCGGTATGGAAATTGTGATTTGTAGGGAAAATTTAATGGGCAAGATGATCAGAAATTTGGTGGTCTGTAAAGAAGGCGATGGGGTGGATATGAAACGATAC TTTGTTCAAACTATACTAGACCAAACACATTTGTCTCCCCTCCCACTAACGATACGCCCAACTCTATGGGAATTCGATCATGCTTTGCGACTTTATCCAATGCCATCCGCATTGGTTCTGGCAGACAAATATGAAAAGTATGAACTAACATACGAAGGTTGTCATGTGTTCAACCCTGGAAAGTTTGTAAGGGGAATAGGTGAAGATGGATGGGAATTTGAGTGGAGTATGTATTACCCTGCGACGGGGAAGAGCGAAAGAAG TGTCTTAACATTAGAATGA